The following proteins come from a genomic window of Miscanthus floridulus cultivar M001 chromosome 2, ASM1932011v1, whole genome shotgun sequence:
- the LOC136539890 gene encoding CBL-interacting protein kinase 10-like, with the protein MVEKENILMQRYEMGKLLGKGSFAKVYHARNVKTSESVAIKVIDKDKILKCGLMDQIIREISVMKLVKHPNIVQLYEVMATKTKIYFVIEYVKGGELFNKVQRGRLKEDVARTYFQQLISAIDFCHNRQVYHRDLKPENLLLDGSRNLKISDFGLSALPDCKRKDGLLHTICGTPAYVAPEIINRKGYDGAKADIWACGVILYVLLAGYLPFQDKNLIDMYKKICKAELRWPSWFSSDVQKLLLRILHPNPNRRISIEEIMKHPWFRIGLDARLFDSTMNTTRDDMPIDVDLTLDSLNSNIVECNSAAEKLTNLNAFDIISLSYGFDLSGIFENNSNKEESKFTSTNTSSTIVTKLMEVAKSLGLEVVKKNGGLLKMEVSKSRIKGVMSINVEILQITPNFHLVEIKKTNGGSLEFQNFMNQDMRPALKDIVWAWLGE; encoded by the coding sequence ATGGTTGAGAAAGAGAATATTCTAATGCAGAGATATGAGATGGGAAAGTTACTTGGAAAAGGGAGTTTTGCCAAAGTTTACCATGCTCGCAATGTTAAGACTTCAGAAAGTGTTGCTATCAAGGTGATTGACAAAGATAAGATCTTGAAGTGTGGCCTTATGGATCAAATAATTCGAGAGATTTCAGTGATGAAATTGGTAAAACATCCAAACATTGTCCAATTGTATGAGGTGATGGCTACCAAAACAAAGATATATTTTGTGATAGAGTATGTCAAGGGAGGAGAGTTGTTCAACAAGGTTCAACGCGGAAGGTTAAAAGAAGATGTTGCTCGTACATATTTCCAACAATTGATTAGTGCTATTGACTTTTGCCACAATAGACAAGTTTATCATCGTGATCTAAAACCCGAAAATCTTCTTCTTGACGGAAGTCGCAACTTAAAGATCTCAGACTTTGGTTTGAGTGCACTTCCGGACTGCAAGAGAAAAGATGGGTTACTCCACACAATATGTGGGACTCCTGCATATGTTGCTCCAGAAATAATTAATAGAAAAGGGTATGATGGTGCAAAAGCTGATATATGGGCTTGTGGAGTGATCCTCTATGTGTTGTTGGCAGGCTATCTTCCTTTCCAAGACAAGAACTTGATCGACATGTATAAGAAAATTTGCAAAGCAGAACTCAGATGGCCAAGTTGGTTTTCTTCAGATGTCCAAAAGCTTTTGCTGCGTATCCTTCATCCAAACCCTAATAGACGAATCTCTATTGAAGAAATAATGAAACATCCTTGGTTTAGAATTGGTCTTGATGCAAGATTGTTTGATTCTACTATGAATACAACAAGAGATGATATGCCTATTGACGTGGATTTGACTTTGGATTCCTTAAATAGCAATATAGTTGAGTGTAATTCAGCAGCAGAGAAACTTACTAATTTGAATGCTTTTGATATCATCTCTCTTTCCTATGGGTTTGATCTCTCAGGTATTTTTGAGAATAACTCAAACAAGGAGGAGTCTAAATTTACATCTACCAACACATCTTCTACAATTGTCACAAAGCTCATGGAAGTTGCAAAGAGTTTAGGACTGGAGGTTGTAAAGAAAAATGGTGGTTTGTTGAAGATGGAAGTTTCCAAATCCAGAATAAAAGGTGTGATGTCCATAAATGTTGAGATACTTCAAATCACACCAAATTTTCATTTAGTGGAGATTAAGAAAACCAACGGTGGTAGCCTTGAGTTTCAAAATTTTATGAACCAAGATATGAGACCAGCACTGAAAGACATTGTGTGGGCTTGGCTAGGTGAATAA
- the LOC136539892 gene encoding WEB family protein At2g38370-like — protein sequence MSSEVECAAPAAASDAAGGGRAEIDTSAPFESVREAVDRFGGSAAWSSDLVRRMFAPSKKHEHSEQAAEAINVEEQSAQLENELAVKERETLDVLKELEATKKIIADLKLKIQKEATETSSEEAAKSDEADHISKAGPEEQQPENINVDVDMEGVEENRSGSVSVELEQAKASLNRSTCDLAAVELLRNSIAKEKMLLERGREKLSSNTSLVSSLEDELDQAAQKMETLKDLQRRRKDPSDIFMEIKKMTTEVQQLRSMANDSKSESMVLAAEIEQAKASISTAEVRCIAARKMEDAARAAEALALAEIKALLSSESSFEGDAASDGVTLSMEKYFTLCSKALEADENSRKKVEDAMLQVDVANNSESESVKRLEDAKVEVEECKKALQEALKRVEAANHGKLAVEEILCRWKSESGHKKRSLGGSPKLKNAAHSREDLHITDMISDVSDRSHKPTLSIGQILSMKLMGPDGYDKSVWDDKTSGIPDISLGQILNRSGVLCREDMATRKRISGKRKKFALTGLSVLLAKQSKNKKKRESF from the exons ATGAGCTCCGAGGTGGAATGCGCAGCTCCGGCCGCGGCCTCCGATGCGGCGGGCGGCGGCAGGGCGGAGATCGACACGTCCGCGCCGTTCGAGTCCGTGCGGGAGGCCGTCGACCGCTTCGGCGGCAGCGCCGCCTGGAGCTCCGACCTCGTCAGGCGCATGTTCGCGCCCTCCAAG AAACATGAACACTCGGAACAAGCTGCAGAGGCCATCAACGTAGAGGAGCAGTCTGCACAGCTAGAAAACGAGCTGGCCGTCAAAGAAAGGGAAACTCTTGATgtgctcaaggaactggaggcAACCAAGAAAATCATAGCAGACCTGAAACTGAAGATACAGAAAGAAGCCACTGAAACGTCCTCTGAAGAAGCTGCGAAGTCTGATGAAGCTGATCACATCTCTAAGGCAGGACCTGAAGAGCAGCAACCTGAAAACATCAACGTCGATGTGGACATGGAAGGTGTTGAGGAAAATCGTTCAGGTTCAGTATCGGTGGAACTTGAGCAGGCAAAGGCAAGCCTGAACAGAAGTACATGTGATCTGGCTGCAGTTGAGTTACTGCGAAATAGCATAGCAAAAGAAAAAATGTTGCTTGAAAGAGGCCGAGAAAAGCTCTCCTCTAACACTTCATTGGTTTCTTCTTTGGAGGATGAGCTGGACCAGGCAGCACAAAAGATGGAAACGCTGAAGGATCTGCAGAGGAGACGCAAAGACCCCTCAGACATTTTTATGGAGATCAAGAAAATGACCActgaggtgcagcagctcaggagCATGGCAAATGATTCAAAGTCCGAATCAATGGTGTTGGCTGCAGAAATTGAGCAGGCAAAGGCGAGCATTAGCACAGCTGAGGTCAGGTGCATTGCAGCCAGAAAGATGGAAGATGCCGCTAGAGCAGCAGAAGCCCTTGCACTTGCTGAGATCAAAGCACTACTGAGCAGTGAAAGTTCTTTTGAAGGTGATGCCGCTTCTGATGGAGTAACTCTCTCAATGGAAAAGTATTTCACACTGTGTTCCAAAGCTCTTGAAGCTGATGAAAACTCCAGGAAGAAAGTAGAAGACGCCATGCTGCAGGTAGATGTAGCTAACAATTCAGAGTCCGAGTCAGTTAAGAGGCTTGAGGATGCCAAAGTAGAGGTTGAGGAATGCAAGAAGGCGCTACAAGAGGCCCTAAAGAGGGTAGAGGCTGCAAACCATGGGAAACTTGCGGTGGAAGAGATTCTTTGTAGATGGAAATCTGAGAGTGGACACAAAAAGCGATCTCTTGGTGGCTCCCCAAAATTAAAAAATGCAGCTCACAGTCGCGAAGATTTGCACATCACAGATATGATTTCTGATGTTTCAGATAGATCACACAAACCAACATTATCAATTGGGCAGATACTGAGTATGAAGTTAATGGGACCTGATGGGTATGACAAAAGTGTTTGGGATGACAAAACAAGCGGGATACCAGATATCTCACTTGGTCAGATTCTAAACAGGAGCGGTGTTTTGTGCAGAGAAGATATGGCTACTCGCAAAAGAATTTCCGGAAAGAGGAAGAAGTTTGCATTGACTGGCCTTTCTGTTCTCCTGGCGAAGCAAtcaaagaacaagaagaagagagaatCCTTTTAA